Proteins from a single region of Acidovorax sp. NCPPB 3576:
- a CDS encoding branched-chain amino acid ABC transporter permease, translating into MLYRENGQFKTTYRADQQIFPIAQDRIAIALLLAVAFIAVPMLASDYFFRAILIPLVIMSMAALGVNILVGYCGQISLGSGAFMAVGAYGAYNVFVRVPGLPLIPAIVLGGLCAMFFGILFGLPSLRVKGLYLAVATLAAQFFSDWMFLRIKWFTNNSDSGSVSVNGLQVFGMPIESAQSKYLFCLALLVVVALLAKNLVRGAVGREWMAIRDMDVAAAVIGIRPMYAKLSAFAVSSFIVGMAGALWAFVHLGAWEPAAFSVEVSFRLLFMVIIGGLGSIMGGFFGAAFIVVLPIVLNQFLPALMGLFGISISTAGVSHAELMIFGALIVWFLIVEPHGLAKLWSTAKQKLRLWPFPH; encoded by the coding sequence ATGCTCTACCGCGAAAACGGCCAGTTCAAGACGACCTACCGCGCCGACCAGCAGATCTTCCCCATCGCGCAGGACCGCATCGCCATCGCGCTGCTGCTGGCGGTGGCCTTCATCGCCGTGCCGATGCTGGCCAGCGACTACTTCTTTCGCGCCATCCTGATTCCGCTGGTCATCATGTCGATGGCGGCGCTGGGCGTGAACATCCTCGTGGGCTACTGCGGGCAGATCTCGCTGGGCTCGGGGGCGTTCATGGCCGTGGGCGCCTATGGGGCCTACAACGTCTTCGTGCGTGTGCCGGGCCTGCCGCTCATTCCGGCCATCGTGCTGGGCGGGCTGTGCGCCATGTTCTTCGGCATCCTCTTCGGGCTGCCCAGCCTGCGCGTGAAGGGCCTGTACCTGGCCGTGGCCACGCTGGCGGCACAGTTCTTCAGCGACTGGATGTTCCTGCGCATCAAGTGGTTCACCAACAACTCCGACTCGGGCTCGGTGTCGGTCAACGGGCTGCAGGTGTTCGGGATGCCGATCGAAAGCGCGCAGTCCAAGTACCTCTTTTGCCTGGCCCTGCTCGTGGTGGTGGCGCTGCTGGCCAAGAACCTGGTGCGCGGCGCGGTGGGCCGCGAGTGGATGGCCATCCGCGACATGGACGTGGCCGCCGCGGTGATCGGCATCCGCCCGATGTACGCCAAGCTCAGCGCCTTCGCCGTCAGCTCGTTCATCGTGGGCATGGCCGGCGCGCTGTGGGCCTTCGTGCACCTGGGCGCATGGGAGCCTGCGGCGTTCTCGGTGGAGGTGTCGTTCCGGCTGCTGTTCATGGTGATCATCGGCGGGCTGGGCTCGATCATGGGCGGCTTCTTCGGCGCGGCCTTCATCGTGGTGCTGCCCATCGTGCTCAACCAGTTCCTGCCTGCGCTCATGGGCCTGTTCGGCATCAGCATCTCCACGGCCGGCGTGTCGCACGCCGAGCTGATGATCTTCGGCGCGCTCATCGTGTGGTTCCTCATCGTCGAGCCGCACGGCCTGGCCAAGCTGTGGTCCACCGCGAAGCAGAAGCTGCGCCTGTGGCCCTTCCCGCACTGA
- a CDS encoding branched-chain amino acid ABC transporter permease has protein sequence MAFFLETLIGGLMAGMLYSLVALGFVLIYKASGVFNFAQGAMVLFAALAMARLSEWIPKWTGIDSPLLAGIAAFILAGALMFVVAWCIERLVLRHLVNQEGATLLMATLGITYFLEGLGQTMFGSDIYKIDIGMPKEPIFAFESMFEGGVLINKEDVIAAAIAAGLVILLSIFFQKTSTGRALRAVADDHQAAQSIGIPLNRIWVIVWCVAGVVALVAGMIWGSKLGVQFSLTTVALRALPVVILGGLTSVPGAIIGGLIIGVGEKLSEVYLGPFVGGGIEIWFAYVLALVFLLFRPQGLFGEKIIDRV, from the coding sequence ATGGCTTTCTTTCTCGAAACCCTGATCGGCGGCCTGATGGCCGGCATGCTGTATTCGCTGGTGGCACTGGGCTTCGTGCTGATCTACAAGGCCTCGGGCGTCTTCAACTTCGCGCAGGGCGCGATGGTGCTGTTCGCGGCGCTCGCGATGGCGCGGCTGTCCGAGTGGATTCCCAAATGGACGGGCATCGACAGCCCGCTGCTGGCCGGCATCGCGGCCTTCATCCTGGCCGGCGCGCTCATGTTCGTGGTGGCCTGGTGCATCGAGCGGCTCGTGCTGCGCCACCTGGTCAACCAGGAAGGCGCCACGCTGCTCATGGCCACGCTGGGCATCACCTACTTCCTCGAAGGCCTGGGCCAGACGATGTTCGGCAGCGACATCTACAAGATCGACATCGGCATGCCCAAGGAGCCGATTTTTGCGTTCGAATCGATGTTCGAGGGCGGCGTGCTCATCAACAAGGAAGACGTGATCGCCGCCGCCATCGCCGCGGGGCTGGTGATCCTCCTGAGCATCTTCTTTCAAAAGACCTCCACCGGCCGCGCGCTGCGCGCCGTGGCCGACGACCACCAGGCGGCGCAGTCCATCGGCATTCCGCTCAACCGCATCTGGGTGATCGTGTGGTGCGTGGCGGGCGTGGTGGCCCTCGTGGCCGGGATGATCTGGGGCAGCAAGCTGGGTGTGCAGTTCTCGCTCACCACGGTGGCGCTGCGCGCTCTGCCGGTGGTGATCCTGGGCGGCCTCACCTCGGTGCCGGGCGCCATCATCGGCGGACTGATCATCGGCGTGGGCGAGAAGCTCTCCGAGGTGTACCTGGGCCCGTTCGTGGGCGGGGGCATCGAGATCTGGTTCGCGTATGTGCTGGCGCTGGTGTTTCTTCTGTTCCGCCCTCAAGGGTTGTTCGGCGAAAAAATCATTGATCGCGTATGA
- a CDS encoding structural protein P5, which translates to MLTLVPRGIRNHNPGNIVRNHIGWRGMAEDQSADPRFVVFCEPYWGLRAMALLLRNYQAKHQLCTIDGIIRRWAACGECDPCDYVRQVAGSLNISPHAFICLNAATLPPVMRTIVQLENGMQPYPDGLIARAVCAY; encoded by the coding sequence ATGTTGACTCTCGTTCCGCGCGGCATCCGCAACCACAATCCCGGCAACATCGTGCGCAACCACATCGGCTGGCGCGGCATGGCCGAGGACCAGTCGGCCGACCCCCGGTTCGTGGTGTTCTGCGAGCCGTACTGGGGCCTGCGTGCCATGGCCCTGCTGCTGCGCAACTACCAGGCCAAGCACCAGCTGTGCACCATCGACGGCATCATCCGCCGTTGGGCGGCATGCGGCGAGTGCGACCCCTGCGACTACGTGCGGCAGGTCGCCGGCAGCCTGAACATCAGCCCGCACGCCTTCATCTGCCTGAACGCCGCGACCCTGCCCCCGGTCATGCGCACCATCGTGCAGTTGGAAAACGGCATGCAGCCCTATCCCGATGGGTTGATCGCCCGGGCGGTCTGCGCGTACTGA
- a CDS encoding DUF1840 domain-containing protein codes for MLYKFKSRATADVIMLEPNGRQLLQIMGKSTDPHGIVTAAQIPAALQALEAAIAADEAKAPPDAGQAQAKDDDDAGERPDTVRLRQRAAPIIDMLKRSAAQGHDVVW; via the coding sequence ATGCTCTACAAATTCAAATCCCGCGCCACCGCCGATGTGATCATGCTCGAGCCCAACGGCCGCCAACTGCTGCAGATCATGGGCAAGTCCACCGATCCGCACGGCATCGTGACCGCCGCGCAGATCCCCGCCGCCCTCCAGGCCCTGGAGGCCGCCATCGCGGCGGACGAAGCCAAAGCCCCGCCGGACGCCGGCCAGGCGCAGGCCAAGGACGACGACGATGCAGGCGAGCGCCCCGACACCGTGCGCCTGCGCCAGCGCGCGGCGCCGATCATCGACATGCTCAAGCGCAGCGCCGCGCAAGGGCACGACGTGGTCTGGTGA
- a CDS encoding ABC transporter substrate-binding protein encodes MKLSKLVIAALVAAGSASVATSAFAQAKEQFFPLLSYRTGPYAPNGVPWANGKQDYIKMINARDGGVNGVKLTFEECETGYATDRGVECYERLKGRPGVALFDPQATGITFALTEKAPVDKIPLMTLGYGLSVAQDGMAFKWNFPFMGSYWTGADILIQHIGKQAGGLDKLKGKKIALVYHDSPFGKEPIPVLQERAKMHGFELQMLPVTAPGVEQKATWLQVRQSRPDYVLLWGWGVMNSTALKEAQATGFPRDKLYGVWWAGAEPDVRDVGEGAKGYHALALNGYGPQSKVIQDILKNVHDKGQGTGPKDEVGSVLYTRGVIIQMLAVESVRRAQERFGKGKVMTGEQVRWGMENLALDQKKLDALGFSGIMRPLSTSCSDHMGSTWSRVHTWDGKKWDFSSDWYQADEQILKPMIKAGSDKYLADKKMTSRDAADCQS; translated from the coding sequence ATGAAGCTTTCGAAACTCGTGATCGCCGCCCTCGTGGCGGCAGGCAGTGCGTCCGTGGCGACCAGCGCCTTCGCGCAGGCCAAGGAGCAGTTCTTTCCGCTGCTGTCGTACCGCACGGGGCCGTATGCGCCCAACGGCGTGCCGTGGGCCAACGGCAAGCAGGACTACATCAAGATGATCAACGCCCGCGACGGCGGCGTGAACGGCGTCAAGCTCACGTTCGAGGAATGCGAGACCGGCTACGCCACCGACCGCGGCGTGGAGTGCTACGAGCGCCTGAAGGGCCGCCCCGGCGTGGCGCTGTTCGATCCGCAGGCCACCGGCATCACCTTCGCGCTGACCGAGAAAGCCCCCGTGGACAAGATCCCGCTCATGACGCTGGGCTACGGCCTGTCGGTCGCGCAGGACGGCATGGCCTTCAAGTGGAACTTCCCCTTCATGGGCAGCTACTGGACGGGCGCCGACATCCTGATCCAGCACATCGGCAAGCAGGCCGGCGGGCTGGACAAGCTCAAGGGCAAGAAGATCGCGCTGGTCTATCACGACAGCCCGTTCGGCAAGGAGCCCATTCCGGTGCTGCAGGAGCGCGCCAAGATGCACGGCTTCGAGCTGCAGATGCTGCCCGTGACCGCCCCCGGCGTGGAGCAGAAAGCCACCTGGCTGCAGGTGCGCCAGAGCCGCCCCGACTACGTGCTGCTGTGGGGCTGGGGCGTGATGAACTCCACCGCCCTGAAGGAAGCGCAGGCCACGGGCTTCCCGCGCGACAAGCTCTATGGCGTGTGGTGGGCCGGTGCCGAGCCGGACGTGCGCGACGTGGGCGAAGGCGCCAAGGGCTACCACGCGCTGGCGCTCAACGGCTACGGCCCGCAGTCCAAGGTGATCCAGGACATCCTGAAGAACGTGCACGACAAGGGCCAGGGCACGGGGCCGAAGGACGAAGTGGGATCGGTGCTGTACACGCGCGGCGTGATCATCCAGATGCTGGCCGTCGAATCCGTGCGCCGCGCGCAGGAGCGTTTCGGCAAGGGCAAGGTCATGACCGGCGAGCAGGTGCGCTGGGGCATGGAGAACCTCGCGCTCGACCAGAAGAAGCTCGACGCGCTGGGCTTCAGCGGGATCATGCGGCCGCTGTCCACGAGCTGCTCCGACCACATGGGCTCCACCTGGTCGCGCGTGCACACGTGGGACGGCAAGAAGTGGGACTTTTCCTCCGACTGGTATCAGGCGGACGAGCAGATCCTCAAACCCATGATCAAGGCCGGCTCCGACAAGTACCTGGCCGACAAGAAGATGACGAGCCGCGATGCGGCGGACTGCCAGAGCTAA
- a CDS encoding tripartite tricarboxylate transporter substrate-binding protein has product MKTTFKTALVAVAVAAAFGAHAQGYPSKDKTVTIVVPFAAGGPTDRVARDLAEAMRKPLGGISVVIDNAAGAGSSIGTAKVARANPDGYTLLLNHIAMATMPALYRKLPFSVPNDFEYLGVVNDVPMTLIAKPTLPANNYKELATWIDQNKGKINLGHAGLGAASHLCGLLFQSAIKVEMTPVPYKGTAPAITDLIGGQIDLLCDQTTNTTSQIEAKKVKAYAVTTSKRLTTPSLKDLPTLAESGLKDFQVTIWHGLYAPKGTPADVLKKINDALKVALKDPDFIKKQEGLGAVVAADQRVEPAEHKKFVQAEIDKWAPIIKAAGTYAD; this is encoded by the coding sequence ATGAAAACCACATTCAAGACCGCACTGGTGGCCGTTGCCGTGGCCGCCGCTTTCGGCGCGCACGCGCAGGGATACCCCTCCAAGGACAAGACGGTCACGATCGTCGTTCCTTTCGCCGCCGGCGGCCCGACCGACCGCGTGGCCCGCGACCTGGCCGAGGCCATGCGCAAGCCGCTGGGCGGGATCAGCGTGGTGATCGACAACGCTGCCGGCGCCGGCAGCAGCATCGGCACCGCCAAGGTGGCGCGTGCCAACCCCGACGGCTACACCCTGCTGCTCAACCACATCGCCATGGCCACCATGCCGGCGCTCTACCGCAAGCTGCCGTTCAGCGTGCCCAATGACTTCGAGTACCTGGGCGTCGTGAACGACGTGCCCATGACGCTCATCGCCAAGCCCACGCTGCCGGCCAACAACTACAAGGAACTGGCCACCTGGATCGACCAGAACAAGGGCAAGATCAACCTGGGCCACGCCGGCCTGGGCGCCGCCTCGCACCTGTGCGGCCTGCTGTTCCAGAGCGCCATCAAGGTGGAGATGACCCCCGTGCCCTACAAGGGAACGGCCCCGGCCATCACCGACCTGATCGGCGGCCAGATCGACCTGCTGTGCGACCAGACCACCAACACCACGTCGCAGATCGAGGCCAAGAAGGTCAAGGCCTATGCCGTCACCACGTCCAAGCGCCTGACGACGCCGTCGCTCAAGGACCTGCCCACGCTGGCCGAATCCGGCTTGAAGGACTTCCAGGTCACGATCTGGCACGGCCTTTACGCGCCCAAGGGCACGCCGGCCGACGTGCTCAAGAAGATCAACGACGCCCTCAAGGTCGCGCTGAAAGACCCCGACTTCATCAAGAAGCAGGAAGGCCTGGGCGCTGTGGTGGCCGCTGACCAGCGCGTCGAACCCGCCGAGCACAAGAAGTTCGTGCAGGCCGAAATCGACAAGTGGGCGCCCATCATCAAGGCCGCCGGCACCTACGCCGACTGA
- a CDS encoding ABC transporter ATP-binding protein, with translation MEPKNIVLNVNGIEVIYNHVILVLKGVSLQVPEGGIVAILGGNGAGKTTTLRAISNLLQGERGAVTKGSIELRGERIENLSPADLVQRGVVQVMEGRHCFAHLTIEENLMTGSYTRTSRAEIAANLEKVYAYFPRLKTRRTSQAAYTSGGEQQMCAIGRALMANPSMVLLDEPSMGLAPQIVEEVFNIVKDLNTKEKVTFLLAEQNTNMALKYSDYGYIMESGRVVMDGAASDLANNEDVKEFYLGVGGGERKSFKDVKSYKRRKRWLA, from the coding sequence ATGGAACCTAAGAACATCGTCCTGAACGTCAACGGCATCGAGGTGATCTACAACCACGTGATCCTCGTGCTCAAGGGCGTCTCGCTGCAGGTGCCCGAGGGCGGCATCGTCGCCATCCTGGGCGGCAACGGCGCGGGCAAGACCACCACGCTGCGCGCCATCTCCAACCTGCTGCAGGGCGAGCGCGGCGCGGTCACCAAGGGCAGCATCGAGCTGCGCGGCGAGCGCATCGAGAACCTATCGCCCGCCGACCTCGTGCAGCGCGGCGTGGTGCAGGTGATGGAGGGCCGCCACTGCTTCGCCCACCTGACCATCGAAGAGAACCTGATGACGGGCTCGTACACCCGCACCAGCCGCGCCGAGATCGCGGCCAACCTGGAGAAGGTGTACGCGTATTTCCCGCGCCTGAAGACCCGCCGCACCTCGCAGGCCGCCTACACCTCGGGTGGCGAGCAGCAGATGTGCGCCATCGGCCGTGCGCTCATGGCCAACCCCAGCATGGTGCTGCTCGACGAGCCCTCGATGGGCCTGGCACCGCAGATCGTGGAGGAGGTCTTCAACATCGTGAAGGACCTCAACACCAAGGAAAAGGTGACGTTCCTGCTGGCCGAGCAGAACACCAACATGGCGCTCAAATACTCGGACTACGGCTACATCATGGAAAGCGGCCGCGTGGTGATGGACGGCGCGGCGAGCGACCTGGCCAACAACGAGGACGTCAAGGAGTTCTACCTGGGCGTGGGCGGCGGCGAGCGCAAGAGCTTCAAGGACGTCAAGAGCTACAAGCGCCGCAAGCGCTGGCTGGCCTAG
- a CDS encoding bifunctional salicylyl-CoA 5-hydroxylase/oxidoreductase: MNILCIGGGPAGLYFALLMKRQDPAHRVVVVERNRPFDTFGWGVVLSDQTLANLQAADPETAAQIGDAFNHWDDVEVFLRGRSVRSSGHGFCGIGRKRLLNILQERCLALGVELVFETDVADDQALAARYGADLVIASDGLNSRIRTRYAEVFQPDIDLRQCRFVWLGTHQKFEAFTFAFEETEHGWFQAHAYQFDADTSTFIIETPEAVWQAHGLDRMEQPEAIAFCEKLFAHYLGGHPLISNAMHLRGSANWIRFPRVICRTWVHRETIAGKAVPIVLMGDAAHTAHFSIGSGTKLALEDAIDLAQALATGATLEQALHDYEARRSVEVLKIQNAARNSTEWFENVARYSRLPVEQFAYSLLTRSQRISHENLRLRDARWLEGYEAWLAQARPTVGAAPAPAAAPGDSGAAVPPMLTPFTLRGLTLDNRIVVSPMATYSAVDGVPQDFHLVHLGARALGGAALVMVEMTSPTPDGRITPACTGLWNDAQQAAFARIVDFVHGSSRAKIGLQLGHSGPKGSTRVGWEGTDEPLPEGDPHGNWPLRAASALPYGPQNQTPAALTRADMDALTAAFVASARRAAACGFDWLELHCAHGYLLASFISPLTNQRTDEYGGSLENRCRYPLEVFAAVRAAWPAERPMSVRISAHDWAPGGTTPDDAVAMARWFKAAGCDLIDVSSGQTTRAARPVYGRMYQTPFADRIRNEVEIATMAVGAISEADHANGIIAAGRADLCALARPHLADPAWTLHAAAQLGDTASRHVHWPRPYGPGRDQLLREASKQKQATAQSSLGHVAIKTIANDTTD, encoded by the coding sequence ATGAACATCCTGTGCATCGGCGGTGGTCCCGCCGGCCTTTATTTCGCGCTGCTGATGAAGCGGCAGGACCCGGCGCACCGCGTCGTGGTGGTGGAGCGCAACCGGCCGTTCGACACCTTCGGCTGGGGCGTGGTGCTGTCGGACCAGACGCTGGCCAACCTGCAGGCGGCCGACCCCGAAACCGCCGCGCAGATCGGCGATGCGTTCAACCACTGGGACGACGTGGAGGTGTTTTTGCGCGGGCGCAGCGTGCGCTCCAGCGGCCACGGGTTTTGCGGCATCGGGCGCAAGCGGCTGCTCAACATCCTGCAGGAGCGCTGCCTGGCGCTGGGCGTGGAGCTGGTGTTCGAGACCGACGTGGCCGACGACCAAGCCCTGGCCGCGCGCTATGGCGCAGACCTCGTGATCGCCAGCGACGGCCTGAACAGCCGCATCCGCACGCGCTATGCCGAGGTCTTCCAGCCCGACATCGACCTGCGCCAGTGCCGCTTCGTGTGGCTGGGCACGCACCAGAAGTTCGAGGCCTTCACCTTCGCGTTCGAAGAGACCGAGCACGGCTGGTTCCAGGCGCACGCCTACCAGTTCGACGCCGACACCTCCACCTTCATCATCGAGACGCCCGAGGCCGTGTGGCAGGCCCACGGGCTGGACCGCATGGAGCAGCCCGAGGCCATCGCCTTTTGCGAAAAACTCTTCGCGCACTACCTGGGCGGGCACCCGCTCATCAGCAACGCCATGCACCTGCGCGGCTCGGCCAACTGGATTCGCTTTCCGCGCGTGATCTGCCGCACCTGGGTGCACCGCGAAACCATCGCCGGCAAGGCGGTGCCCATCGTGCTGATGGGCGATGCAGCGCACACGGCGCATTTCTCGATCGGCAGCGGCACCAAGCTCGCGCTGGAAGACGCCATCGACCTGGCCCAGGCCCTGGCCACCGGCGCGACCCTGGAGCAGGCGCTGCACGACTACGAGGCGCGCCGCAGCGTCGAGGTGCTCAAGATCCAGAACGCTGCGCGCAACTCCACCGAGTGGTTCGAGAACGTGGCGCGCTACAGCCGCCTGCCGGTGGAGCAGTTCGCGTATTCGCTGCTCACGCGCAGCCAGCGCATCAGCCACGAGAACCTGCGCCTGCGCGATGCGCGCTGGCTGGAGGGCTACGAGGCCTGGCTGGCCCAGGCGCGCCCCACGGTCGGCGCGGCCCCGGCACCCGCCGCCGCGCCCGGCGACAGCGGCGCTGCGGTGCCGCCCATGCTCACGCCCTTCACGCTGCGCGGCCTCACGCTCGATAACCGCATCGTCGTCTCGCCCATGGCCACCTACAGCGCGGTCGATGGCGTGCCGCAGGACTTTCACCTGGTGCACCTGGGCGCCCGCGCGCTCGGCGGCGCGGCACTGGTGATGGTGGAGATGACCAGCCCCACGCCCGACGGCCGCATCACGCCCGCCTGCACCGGGCTGTGGAACGATGCCCAGCAGGCCGCCTTCGCGCGCATCGTGGATTTCGTGCACGGCAGCAGCCGCGCGAAGATCGGCCTGCAGCTGGGCCACAGCGGCCCCAAGGGCTCCACCCGCGTGGGCTGGGAGGGCACGGACGAGCCCCTGCCCGAGGGCGATCCGCACGGCAACTGGCCGCTGCGCGCCGCCAGCGCCCTGCCCTACGGCCCGCAGAACCAGACGCCCGCCGCGCTGACGCGCGCCGACATGGACGCGCTCACCGCCGCCTTCGTGGCCAGCGCACGGCGCGCGGCCGCCTGCGGCTTCGACTGGCTGGAGCTGCACTGCGCGCACGGCTACCTGCTGGCCAGCTTCATCAGCCCGCTCACCAACCAGCGCACCGACGAATACGGCGGCAGCCTGGAAAACCGCTGCCGCTACCCGCTCGAAGTGTTCGCCGCGGTGCGCGCCGCGTGGCCCGCCGAGCGCCCCATGAGCGTGCGCATCTCGGCCCACGACTGGGCGCCCGGCGGCACCACGCCGGACGACGCCGTGGCCATGGCGCGGTGGTTCAAGGCCGCGGGCTGCGACCTGATCGACGTCTCTTCCGGGCAGACCACGCGCGCCGCCCGTCCGGTGTACGGGCGCATGTACCAGACGCCGTTCGCCGACCGCATCCGCAACGAGGTGGAGATCGCCACCATGGCCGTGGGCGCCATCAGCGAGGCCGACCATGCCAACGGCATCATCGCCGCCGGCCGCGCCGACCTGTGCGCCCTGGCCCGCCCGCACCTGGCCGACCCGGCCTGGACGCTGCACGCCGCCGCGCAACTGGGCGACACGGCCAGCCGCCATGTGCACTGGCCGCGCCCCTACGGCCCCGGCCGCGACCAGCTGCTGCGCGAGGCCTCCAAGCAAAAACAGGCTACAGCGCAATCATCACTAGGGCATGTAGCTATAAAAACAATAGCAAACGACACGACGGACTAA
- a CDS encoding Bug family tripartite tricarboxylate transporter substrate binding protein: protein MRFSAAPSATLRTPLSTPRRRAVALATLLLAAGLWNALPSAHAQSGAWPTKPVRIVVPFAPGGTTDILARAVAPELGRAFGQQFIVDNRGGAGGNIGAEMVAKSPADGYTLLMGTVGTHGINRALYNKLPYDPIKDFVPVTLVAAVPNVMEINADKARTLGIGSVADFIRYAKAHPGQLNMASSGNGTSIHLAGELFKSMTGTYMLHMPYRGSGPALLDLVGGNMDVMFDNLPSSMAQIKAGKLKALAVTSAHRSPALPDVPTVEEVGGPDLKGYEASSWFGLLAPAGTPPEIVARIQQETAKALATPAVKERMLAQGAIPGGNSPAEFAKHIDSEHRKWAQVVKASGAKVD, encoded by the coding sequence ATGCGCTTTTCCGCTGCCCCGTCCGCCACCCTTCGCACCCCTCTTTCCACCCCGCGCCGGCGCGCCGTGGCCCTCGCCACCCTGCTGCTGGCCGCGGGCCTCTGGAATGCGCTTCCCAGTGCCCATGCCCAGTCCGGCGCGTGGCCCACCAAGCCGGTGCGCATCGTCGTGCCGTTCGCGCCCGGCGGCACCACCGACATCCTGGCCCGCGCCGTGGCGCCCGAACTGGGCCGCGCCTTCGGCCAGCAGTTCATCGTGGACAACCGGGGCGGGGCGGGCGGCAACATCGGCGCCGAAATGGTCGCCAAATCGCCGGCCGACGGCTATACCTTGCTGATGGGCACGGTCGGCACGCACGGCATCAACCGCGCGCTGTACAACAAGCTGCCCTACGACCCCATCAAGGACTTCGTGCCTGTCACCCTCGTGGCCGCCGTGCCCAACGTGATGGAGATCAACGCCGACAAGGCGCGCACGCTGGGCATCGGCTCCGTGGCCGACTTCATCCGCTATGCCAAGGCCCACCCCGGCCAGCTGAACATGGCCTCCAGCGGCAACGGCACCTCGATCCACCTGGCCGGCGAGCTCTTCAAGAGCATGACCGGCACCTACATGCTGCACATGCCCTACCGCGGCTCCGGCCCCGCGCTGCTGGACTTGGTGGGCGGCAACATGGACGTGATGTTCGACAACCTGCCGTCTTCCATGGCGCAGATCAAGGCCGGCAAGCTCAAGGCCCTGGCCGTGACCAGCGCCCACCGCTCGCCCGCGTTGCCCGATGTGCCCACGGTGGAAGAAGTCGGAGGCCCCGACCTCAAGGGCTACGAAGCCAGCTCGTGGTTCGGCCTGCTCGCCCCGGCCGGCACCCCGCCCGAGATCGTGGCCCGCATCCAGCAGGAAACCGCCAAGGCCCTCGCCACCCCAGCCGTCAAGGAACGCATGCTCGCGCAGGGAGCGATCCCCGGCGGCAATTCGCCGGCCGAGTTCGCCAAGCACATCGACAGCGAGCACAGGAAGTGGGCGCAGGTGGTGAAGGCGTCGGGCGCGAAGGTGGATTGA
- a CDS encoding phenylacetate--CoA ligase family protein, giving the protein MSVFYDDLETRPPEARESALMAALPAQVAHAQRASPAFAGILQGIDPARIATRQALATLPVTRKHELLARQQAGRATNVFGGFSALSFGAAMPRVFASPGTLYEPEGTRRDYWRMARAIHAAGFRPGELIHNSFSYHFVPAGSMMETGAHALGCSVFPGGTGQTEQQVQAMAELKPAGYIGTPSFLKILLDKSVELDTPLPSVIKALVSGEAFPPSLRDWLAERGVAGYQCYATADLGLIAYETSAREGLVLDEGVIVEIVRPGTGDPVPDGEVGELVVTTLNPDYPLIRFGTGDLSAVLPGACPTGRTNTRIKGWMGRADQTTKVRGMFVHPGQVADIVRRFPQVLRARLVVSGEMASDQMLLRVETTETAAGLAVQLAEAMREQTKLRGEVEMVPPGTLPNDGRVIEDARSYR; this is encoded by the coding sequence ATGAGCGTTTTCTACGACGACCTCGAAACCCGTCCGCCCGAAGCCCGCGAAAGCGCATTGATGGCTGCGCTGCCGGCGCAGGTGGCGCATGCGCAGCGGGCCTCGCCCGCGTTCGCCGGCATCCTGCAGGGCATCGATCCGGCGCGCATCGCCACGCGCCAGGCGCTGGCCACCTTGCCGGTCACGCGCAAGCACGAGCTGCTCGCACGCCAGCAGGCCGGGCGCGCCACCAATGTGTTCGGCGGGTTCAGCGCGCTGTCGTTCGGCGCCGCCATGCCGCGCGTGTTCGCCAGCCCCGGCACCCTGTACGAGCCCGAGGGCACGCGGCGCGACTACTGGCGCATGGCGCGGGCCATCCATGCCGCGGGCTTTCGGCCCGGCGAGCTGATCCACAACAGCTTCAGCTACCACTTCGTGCCTGCCGGCTCGATGATGGAAACCGGCGCGCACGCGCTGGGCTGCAGCGTGTTCCCGGGCGGCACGGGGCAGACCGAGCAGCAGGTGCAGGCCATGGCCGAGCTGAAACCCGCGGGCTACATCGGCACGCCGAGCTTTCTGAAAATCCTGCTGGACAAATCCGTGGAGCTGGACACGCCGCTGCCCAGCGTGATCAAGGCGCTTGTCTCTGGCGAAGCCTTCCCGCCCTCGCTGCGCGATTGGCTCGCAGAGCGCGGCGTGGCCGGCTACCAGTGCTACGCCACGGCCGACCTGGGCCTGATCGCCTACGAGACCAGTGCGCGCGAAGGCCTGGTGCTGGACGAGGGCGTGATCGTGGAGATCGTGCGGCCAGGCACCGGCGACCCGGTGCCCGACGGCGAGGTGGGAGAACTGGTGGTGACCACGCTCAACCCCGACTACCCGCTGATCCGCTTCGGCACGGGCGACCTCTCTGCCGTGCTGCCCGGCGCCTGCCCCACCGGCCGCACCAACACCCGCATCAAAGGCTGGATGGGCCGCGCCGACCAGACCACCAAGGTGCGCGGCATGTTCGTGCACCCGGGCCAGGTGGCCGACATCGTGCGGCGCTTTCCGCAGGTGCTGCGCGCGCGCCTGGTGGTGAGCGGCGAGATGGCCAGCGACCAGATGCTGCTGCGCGTGGAAACCACCGAGACCGCAGCCGGCCTGGCCGTGCAGCTGGCCGAGGCGATGCGCGAGCAGACCAAGCTGCGCGGCGAGGTCGAGATGGTGCCGCCCGGCACCCTGCCCAACGACGGCCGCGTGATCGAGGACGCCCGCAGCTACCGCTGA